Sequence from the Spartobacteria bacterium genome:
TTCTTCGTATTCTTTAATGCGTTCCCGGACTTCATCTGCACTGGTTTCCAGCATACGCGCCATGTTTTCCGGGGTTTCCAGCGCATTTTTTGATAAGATGCTTAATATTTCGTCCATGATAATCTCCCTGATTGAACAGAGTGGGAAGGTATATTCTCTGTGTCGTTTGGTCGAGAATAAAGCACATATTATCCTAAAAGAGGAGTTTAGACTGTAGGGGTTTAGGCTGCAGCCTGCTGCCTTTTCCAGGATTATGCGTTCATATGGCCGGATGAACGGAGTTTTTGCCGCCCGTTCCATGCGCGGATAAGTGCGACGCGCAGGGATTCCGGGGTATAGGGCTTGGTGATGTATTCATGCATGCCGGATTGGTAGCATTCCTGTTCATCGATATCCATGGCATTGGCTGTAAGGGCAATAATCCAGGGTTTATTTCGGTTGGAGAGCGTGGCGTTAATTTCCCTTGCGGCATCCAGTCCATTCATGATGGGCATACGAATGTCCATGAAAATGACATCGTAATGGTGTTTCTTTGTCATTTCCACTGCGGCCATCCCGTCGTTGGCGACGTCGATATGGTAACCGAGCCGCAGCATATATTTCTTAACCACGGACTGGTTTATGATATCATCATCGGCCAGGAGTATATTTAGTGGATATTGATCATTTATGGGCTCCAGAGCAGGGGGGGTGTTTTTGTTGTCATCCAGCGACTGAAGTTCAGCAGGTTCTCCGACGGAACGCAGGCGATCCACCAGCTGATTGATCGTAAAGGGCAGGGGAATCATTGCGACGGTGGTTTTTTCCAGGTGATTTGCGTCATCGCCTGAGCTTTCGGCCGGTCGTCCCATGAGTATAGGGAGAACGTTCTTTTTATTCAGCTGGTTGATCAGCAGATTAATCTCACTTATTTCCATGTTCTCGCAAAATAGGATGCAGGCATCGAAGGGACGGGTGTTCAGAAGCGATTCCAGCGAGGCCGGATCATTCGCCCGCTTTGCGGCGCAGCCCAGAAACGTCAGGTAGCGCTGAATACATTCCGAGCTGACGGGCCATGGATTACAGAGA
This genomic interval carries:
- a CDS encoding response regulator, which encodes MNDILDYAKYDSNSFTLERKRFNMHTTLEECLQLYTIEARRKHLILTAFYDPAIHEYFIGDRIRVRQIIGSLLSNAVKFTEQGEVMLEITARSVGENRVRINICCTDTGIGIPKDKQEHLFGMFNQANHSNTRKYGGVGIGLSICKKLVELMNGTIHVESTVGGGSEFTATICLDVESENTQPNPQQRLFKNKSFILCNPWPVSSECIQRYLTFLGCAAKRANDPASLESLLNTRPFDACILFCENMEISEINLLINQLNKKNVLPILMGRPAESSGDDANHLEKTTVAMIPLPFTINQLVDRLRSVGEPAELQSLDDNKNTPPALEPINDQYPLNILLADDDIINQSVVKKYMLRLGYHIDVANDGMAAVEMTKKHHYDVIFMDIRMPIMNGLDAAREINATLSNRNKPWIIALTANAMDIDEQECYQSGMHEYITKPYTPESLRVALIRAWNGRQKLRSSGHMNA